A DNA window from Comamonas fluminis contains the following coding sequences:
- a CDS encoding 2-isopropylmalate synthase, translated as MLANPSHKYRPHPVVDLPDRQWPARTLTQAPIWLSTDLRDGNQALFEPMNRERKLRLFDELVRIGFKEIEVGFPSASQTDFDIVRHLIDAQLIPRDVTPMVITQLREDLIETTVRSAVGARRVIVHLYNAIAPAFREIVFGMEVPQIIAMVEHHVSLLKRLTDQHPETEWVLQYSPETFCMAELEVSLAVCNAAIAAWDAGPARPMIVNLPTTVEVTTANVFADQIEWMSRHLARREHIVLSVHPHNDRGTGVACAEQALLAGAQRVEGCLFGNGERSGNLDVVTLALNLYTQGIAPGLDFSDIAAVARIAEECTALPIHPRHPYVGDLVFTAFSGSHQDAIAKGFAAQKSDAPWRVPYLPVDPQDLGRTYDSIVRVNSQSGKGGIAFLLQRDWGIVMPRRMQIEFSAIVQGLADSSEAELSSQQIWDLFDATYLQAHVNATSSRYAGHRLFEGEPGQGIEIQWTDAQGQHQISRGTGNGPISATLAATVAALGLPLRIDSYEERSLGQGADAQAIAVVEAALPGVPGSRFGVGKHANIITASVLAVVNAAARFESV; from the coding sequence ATGCTGGCCAACCCTTCTCACAAATACCGCCCCCACCCCGTCGTCGATCTGCCAGACCGCCAGTGGCCTGCGCGCACGCTGACGCAAGCGCCCATCTGGCTGTCCACCGATTTGCGCGACGGCAATCAAGCGCTGTTCGAGCCTATGAACCGCGAGCGCAAGCTGCGCCTGTTTGATGAGCTGGTGCGCATAGGCTTCAAGGAGATCGAGGTGGGCTTTCCCTCGGCCTCGCAGACGGACTTTGACATCGTGCGCCATCTGATTGATGCACAGCTGATTCCCCGGGACGTCACGCCCATGGTCATCACCCAGCTGCGCGAGGACTTGATAGAGACCACGGTGCGCAGCGCCGTCGGGGCACGCCGCGTGATCGTGCACCTGTACAACGCAATTGCGCCAGCCTTCCGCGAAATCGTCTTTGGCATGGAGGTGCCGCAGATCATTGCCATGGTGGAGCACCATGTGAGTCTGCTCAAGCGCCTGACCGACCAGCACCCCGAAACCGAATGGGTGCTGCAATACTCGCCCGAGACTTTTTGCATGGCCGAGCTGGAGGTGTCGCTGGCCGTGTGCAATGCCGCCATCGCCGCCTGGGATGCAGGCCCGGCACGGCCCATGATTGTCAATCTGCCGACCACGGTGGAGGTGACGACGGCCAATGTCTTTGCCGACCAGATCGAGTGGATGAGCCGCCACCTGGCGCGGCGTGAGCACATCGTGCTGTCCGTACACCCCCACAATGACAGAGGCACGGGCGTGGCCTGTGCCGAGCAGGCCTTGCTGGCTGGCGCCCAGCGCGTGGAAGGCTGTCTGTTCGGCAATGGCGAGCGCAGCGGCAACCTCGATGTGGTGACGCTGGCGCTCAACCTCTACACCCAGGGCATTGCGCCGGGGCTGGATTTTTCCGATATCGCCGCCGTGGCGCGCATTGCCGAGGAATGCACAGCCTTGCCGATTCACCCGCGCCACCCCTATGTGGGTGATCTGGTGTTTACGGCCTTTTCCGGCTCGCACCAGGATGCGATTGCCAAGGGCTTTGCCGCACAGAAAAGCGATGCCCCCTGGCGCGTGCCCTATCTGCCCGTGGACCCGCAGGACCTGGGCCGCACCTATGACAGCATCGTGCGCGTCAACAGCCAGTCGGGCAAAGGCGGCATTGCCTTTTTGCTGCAGCGCGACTGGGGCATCGTCATGCCACGGCGCATGCAAATCGAGTTCAGCGCCATCGTGCAGGGTCTGGCCGACTCCAGCGAGGCCGAACTCAGCAGCCAGCAGATCTGGGATTTGTTTGATGCGACCTATCTGCAAGCGCATGTGAACGCCACCAGCTCGCGCTATGCAGGGCACCGCCTGTTTGAAGGTGAACCTGGTCAAGGCATAGAGATTCAATGGACGGATGCTCAGGGCCAGCATCAGATCAGCCGGGGCACGGGCAATGGGCCTATTTCGGCCACGCTCGCTGCAACCGTCGCCGCGCTGGGCCTGCCGCTGCGCATTGACAGCTATGAAGAGCGCAGTCTGGGCCAGGGCGCCGATGCGCAGGCCATCGCCGTTGTGGAAGCCGCCCTGCCCGGCGTGCCCGGTTCGCGCTTTGGCGTAGGCAAGCATGCCAACATCATCACGGCCTCGGTGCTGGCAGTGGTGAATGCGGCAGCACGCTTTGAATCCGTTTGA
- a CDS encoding AraC family transcriptional regulator: MAYASPERGGQSLNLQGFAQPVAGVVEHYPAGHRVPLHSHPYGHLIYATQGLLLVQASSGQWLVPPTTAVWLRPHVQHSLTATTAVSACGIFIQPDLAGPLPQQDCVLHVTPLVRELIAALVGLDAEAASQPRSRLLGQLLLEELKALAPLPLHLPWPEDALMRQICQALVQDPAQPATAEQIASQHALTTKTLHRRFLKSTGMNLGKWRQQMRLMASIQQLLKGAPITSVALESGYESHSAYTVAFKKNFGCPPSEFVLFSKGGALATLP; this comes from the coding sequence ATGGCCTACGCATCGCCTGAGCGCGGCGGGCAGTCGCTGAATCTGCAGGGCTTTGCGCAGCCCGTGGCTGGCGTGGTTGAGCACTACCCCGCAGGCCACCGGGTGCCGCTGCACAGCCACCCCTATGGTCATCTGATCTATGCCACCCAGGGCTTGCTGCTGGTGCAGGCCAGTTCAGGCCAGTGGCTGGTGCCGCCCACCACGGCCGTGTGGCTGCGCCCCCATGTGCAGCACAGCCTGACGGCGACCACGGCTGTCAGCGCCTGTGGCATCTTTATTCAGCCCGATCTGGCCGGGCCGTTGCCCCAGCAGGATTGCGTGCTGCATGTCACGCCGCTGGTGCGTGAGCTGATTGCGGCTTTGGTGGGCCTGGATGCCGAGGCTGCAAGCCAGCCACGCAGCCGCCTGCTGGGCCAATTGCTGCTGGAAGAGTTGAAAGCGCTGGCGCCGCTGCCGCTGCACCTGCCCTGGCCGGAAGATGCGTTGATGCGCCAGATTTGCCAGGCGCTGGTGCAAGACCCGGCACAGCCCGCCACGGCAGAGCAAATAGCCAGCCAGCATGCGCTGACCACCAAGACGCTGCACCGGCGCTTTCTCAAAAGCACGGGCATGAACCTGGGCAAATGGCGCCAGCAGATGCGGCTGATGGCCTCGATTCAGCAGCTGCTGAAAGGGGCGCCCATCACAAGCGTGGCGCTGGAAAGCGGCTATGAAAGCCATAGCGCTTACACCGTGGCTTTCAAGAAGAACTTTGGCTGCCCGCCCTCGGAGTTTGTGCTGTTCTCAAAGGGCGGGGCGTTGGCTACGTTGCCTTAG
- a CDS encoding linear amide C-N hydrolase: MKAKMPRIRPALAAVLLAASGIAATTSAWACTRLVFLGAEGQVVTARSMDWKSDIVSNLWVMPRGMERTGQTGKNTLRWTSKYGSVITSGYDISTTDGVNEAGLNANLLWLVESQYPQFDASSKPGLTIAAWAQYVLDNFATVKEAVAALKEQPFTIVSDSVPGENRLATLHLSMSDASGDSAIVEYINGKQVIHHGREFQVMTNSPTFDQQLALNSYWQQIGGTTMLPGTNRAADRFARASFYVNAIPKEPDANKALASVFSVIRNVSVPYGISTPGEPNISSTRWRTVFDHKRKLYFFESALTPNTFWVDLKKIDFSPSSGKVMKLDLGADQSHTFSGDATAEFKPAKPFQFLGI, encoded by the coding sequence ATGAAAGCAAAAATGCCACGTATTCGCCCCGCACTGGCCGCCGTGCTGCTGGCCGCATCTGGAATTGCTGCCACCACCAGCGCCTGGGCCTGCACCCGTCTGGTTTTTCTGGGGGCTGAAGGCCAGGTCGTCACTGCGCGGTCCATGGACTGGAAGAGCGATATCGTCAGCAACCTGTGGGTCATGCCGCGCGGTATGGAGCGCACAGGCCAGACGGGCAAGAACACGCTGCGCTGGACTTCCAAATACGGCAGCGTCATCACCTCGGGATATGACATTTCGACAACGGACGGCGTGAACGAAGCAGGCCTGAACGCCAATTTGCTGTGGCTGGTCGAATCTCAATATCCCCAGTTTGACGCCAGCAGCAAGCCGGGCCTGACGATTGCCGCCTGGGCGCAGTACGTGCTGGACAACTTTGCCACCGTCAAGGAAGCCGTGGCCGCGCTCAAGGAGCAGCCCTTCACCATCGTCTCCGACAGCGTTCCCGGTGAAAACCGCCTGGCCACGCTGCACCTGTCCATGTCGGACGCCAGCGGCGACAGCGCCATCGTCGAATACATCAACGGCAAGCAAGTCATTCACCATGGCCGCGAATTTCAGGTGATGACCAACTCGCCCACGTTTGACCAGCAACTGGCGCTGAACAGCTATTGGCAGCAAATCGGCGGCACCACCATGCTGCCCGGCACCAACCGCGCTGCAGACCGCTTTGCCCGCGCGTCCTTTTACGTGAATGCCATTCCCAAGGAGCCCGATGCCAACAAGGCGCTGGCCAGCGTGTTCAGCGTGATTCGCAATGTTTCCGTGCCCTACGGCATCAGCACCCCGGGCGAGCCCAATATTTCATCGACCCGCTGGCGCACCGTGTTCGACCACAAGCGCAAGCTGTACTTCTTTGAGTCGGCCCTGACGCCCAACACTTTCTGGGTGGACCTGAAAAAGATCGACTTCAGCCCCAGCAGCGGCAAGGTGATGAAGCTGGATCTGGGCGCCGATCAGAGCCACACCTTCTCTGGCGATGCCACTGCGGAGTTCAAGCCCGCCAAGCCTTTCCAGTTTCTGGGAATCTAA
- a CDS encoding GNAT family N-acetyltransferase translates to MSFQIRPETPADSESIAAVTRAAFLNAAHTDHSEEFIVAGLRAAGALTVSLVAEVSGQVVGHVALSPVSISDGATGWFGLGPISVLPAFQNQGLGAALMQAALQQLAQLGAAGCVLLGDPAYYRRFGFECHAGLVLPGVPPEYFMALAFKGAVPCGAVSYHPAFAATA, encoded by the coding sequence ATGTCCTTCCAGATTCGCCCAGAAACGCCCGCCGACAGCGAAAGCATTGCAGCCGTCACCCGCGCTGCATTTCTGAACGCGGCGCATACCGACCACAGCGAAGAATTCATCGTCGCAGGCCTGCGCGCCGCCGGGGCGCTGACGGTGTCGCTGGTGGCCGAGGTCTCAGGCCAGGTCGTGGGGCATGTGGCCCTGTCGCCGGTTTCGATCTCTGATGGCGCCACAGGCTGGTTTGGCCTGGGGCCCATTTCCGTGTTGCCAGCGTTTCAAAATCAAGGCCTGGGCGCAGCCCTGATGCAAGCCGCCTTGCAGCAACTGGCGCAATTGGGTGCGGCGGGCTGTGTGCTGCTGGGCGACCCTGCTTACTACCGCCGCTTTGGGTTTGAGTGCCATGCGGGGCTGGTGCTGCCAGGCGTGCCGCCCGAATACTTCATGGCCCTGGCCTTCAAAGGCGCGGTTCCCTGCGGCGCTGTGAGCTATCACCCGGCATTTGCCGCGACGGCCTGA
- a CDS encoding TetR/AcrR family transcriptional regulator, which produces MSNSRKAQILEVAERHFAQHGFAGASLSAIARDCELGNPGLLHHFASKELLYRALLETLAQDLTLRLDQMLDQTPAPAQRLQGFIALQLDWMRQRPLAAQLITRELLDNSERIATAQTRPLEQFLTTALTLIADAQATGHARRDMPPLALLTVTLGSLNYAHVARPTFARAFDHPPLHEPAKWMQTMAEQLLQLLQAPVGSPVRPIRPSRQMPGDSSQRRREPRL; this is translated from the coding sequence ATGAGCAATTCCCGCAAAGCGCAGATTCTGGAAGTGGCTGAACGGCACTTTGCTCAGCACGGCTTTGCGGGCGCGTCGCTCTCGGCCATTGCGCGTGACTGCGAGCTGGGCAACCCCGGCCTGCTGCACCACTTTGCAAGCAAAGAGCTGCTGTATCGCGCATTGCTCGAGACACTGGCCCAAGACCTGACCCTGCGCCTGGACCAGATGCTGGACCAGACCCCAGCCCCCGCCCAGCGGCTGCAAGGCTTTATTGCGCTGCAACTGGACTGGATGCGCCAGCGCCCCCTGGCCGCCCAGCTCATTACCCGCGAGCTGCTGGACAACAGCGAGCGCATTGCCACCGCCCAGACCCGGCCACTGGAACAGTTTCTGACCACTGCGTTGACGCTGATTGCAGACGCACAAGCCACCGGCCACGCCCGCCGTGATATGCCACCACTTGCGCTGCTGACCGTGACTCTGGGCAGCCTGAACTACGCCCATGTGGCGCGCCCCACGTTTGCGCGGGCCTTCGACCACCCGCCCTTGCACGAGCCAGCGAAATGGATGCAGACCATGGCAGAGCAACTGCTGCAGCTGCTGCAGGCGCCGGTGGGTTCGCCCGTTCGCCCAATCAGGCCGTCGCGGCAAATGCCGGGTGATAGCTCACAGCGCCGCAGGGAACCGCGCCTTTGA
- a CDS encoding aromatic ring-hydroxylating oxygenase subunit alpha, whose product MTASVFDPANPAALCSPSALYERAKQAVQYAQADRQGQGGQIPVAHYRCPERFAQERQLLRQHPQAVVASSDVPQPGSWLSLTRMGTPLLLVRQTDGSLRAFLNVCRHRGARVVAEGAGDQARGFSCPYHAWTYQADGALRGVPQAEGFGDLCQEDSGLRRLACHEAAGLVWVVLDPEQQAQDIASTLGPLMQDLCALAGLQSPLGYAPRSYEVAANWKLLVDGSFEAYHFKIAHQKTIAAMFAGNVQLVDEAGLNRRLYLLKANFAREQPAQPDFEPRQYGNLTYFFFPASTMLVQPDHAQFSWLEPLAPDRTRVHEITLLPQAPSTEKAEKYWQANVDLYRRTLAEDYALAESIQQGLASGANDAFRYASFEYAIGRFHAQLQQALENSNKKAKK is encoded by the coding sequence ATGACTGCCAGCGTTTTTGACCCTGCCAACCCCGCTGCCTTGTGCAGCCCTTCTGCGCTTTATGAGCGGGCAAAGCAGGCAGTGCAATATGCGCAGGCAGATCGCCAGGGCCAGGGCGGCCAGATTCCCGTGGCGCATTACCGCTGCCCCGAGCGCTTTGCGCAAGAGCGGCAATTGCTGCGCCAGCACCCGCAGGCCGTGGTGGCCAGCAGCGATGTGCCGCAGCCGGGCAGCTGGTTGTCCCTCACCCGCATGGGTACGCCGCTGCTGCTGGTGCGCCAGACGGATGGCAGTCTGCGCGCCTTTCTCAATGTCTGCCGCCACCGGGGCGCACGCGTGGTGGCCGAAGGCGCGGGCGATCAGGCGCGCGGCTTTTCCTGCCCCTATCACGCCTGGACGTACCAGGCCGATGGTGCGCTGCGCGGCGTGCCGCAGGCCGAAGGGTTTGGCGATCTGTGCCAGGAAGATTCAGGCCTGCGCCGCCTAGCCTGCCACGAGGCAGCGGGGCTGGTCTGGGTGGTGCTGGATCCTGAGCAGCAGGCGCAGGACATTGCAAGCACTCTGGGGCCGCTGATGCAGGACCTGTGTGCGCTGGCCGGTCTGCAGTCACCCTTGGGCTATGCGCCGCGCTCGTATGAGGTGGCGGCCAACTGGAAGCTGCTGGTGGACGGCTCTTTCGAGGCCTATCACTTCAAGATTGCGCACCAGAAGACGATTGCCGCCATGTTTGCGGGCAATGTGCAACTGGTGGATGAAGCGGGGCTGAACCGGCGGCTGTACCTGCTCAAAGCCAACTTTGCGCGCGAGCAGCCTGCGCAGCCCGACTTTGAGCCGCGCCAATACGGCAATCTGACGTATTTCTTCTTCCCCGCCAGCACCATGCTGGTGCAGCCTGACCATGCCCAGTTCAGCTGGCTGGAGCCGCTGGCCCCGGACCGCACCCGCGTGCACGAAATCACGCTGCTGCCGCAGGCCCCGTCCACCGAAAAAGCCGAAAAATACTGGCAGGCCAATGTGGACCTGTACCGCCGCACCCTGGCCGAGGATTACGCGCTGGCCGAGTCGATTCAGCAGGGGCTGGCCAGCGGTGCCAATGATGCCTTTCGCTATGCCAGCTTTGAATACGCCATTGGCCGCTTTCATGCGCAGCTGCAGCAGGCGCTGGAAAATTCAAACAAAAAAGCAAAAAAGTGA
- a CDS encoding aldo/keto reductase produces the protein MEQRQLGQSGLYVPALGLGTGTFGGQGPLFSAWGDSGVEHARRMIDICLDAGLNLFDSADVYSDGASETVLGAALQGRRSRAILSTKIGLRTGPGAGDWGSSRQHLHAGVNAALARLQTDYIDLLQLHAFDAHTPIEETLRALHDLVQAGKVRHIGVSNFSGWQLMKSLQLADQHGLTRYAANQAYYSLVGRDFEWELMPLGQDQSVGTIVWSPLGWGRLTGKICRGQPLPAQSRLHQTEQFAPPVAADKLYQVLDALEAVAQDTGQTVPQIAINWLLQRPTVASVLIGARNEEQLKANLGAVGWRLSAEHMQLLDDASAVMPPYPYYPYWNGQFSELAPPAVRSSVQKL, from the coding sequence ATGGAACAACGCCAACTCGGCCAATCCGGCCTCTACGTACCCGCCCTGGGCCTGGGCACCGGCACCTTTGGCGGGCAAGGGCCGCTGTTTTCCGCCTGGGGCGACAGCGGGGTAGAGCACGCCCGCCGCATGATTGACATCTGCCTGGACGCTGGCCTGAACCTGTTTGACAGCGCCGATGTGTATTCGGACGGCGCATCGGAGACCGTGCTGGGCGCCGCCCTGCAAGGCCGCCGCAGCCGAGCCATCCTCTCTACCAAGATCGGCCTGCGCACCGGCCCCGGCGCGGGCGACTGGGGCAGCTCGCGCCAGCACCTGCACGCGGGTGTGAACGCCGCCCTGGCGCGCCTGCAAACCGACTACATCGACCTGCTGCAACTGCACGCCTTTGACGCCCACACGCCCATCGAAGAGACCCTGCGCGCCCTGCACGACCTGGTGCAAGCGGGCAAGGTGCGCCACATCGGCGTGTCCAACTTCAGCGGCTGGCAGCTGATGAAATCGCTGCAACTGGCCGACCAGCACGGCCTCACGCGCTATGCCGCCAACCAGGCGTACTACTCGCTCGTCGGCCGTGATTTTGAATGGGAGCTGATGCCGCTGGGCCAAGACCAAAGCGTGGGCACCATTGTGTGGAGCCCGCTGGGCTGGGGGCGGCTCACCGGCAAAATCTGCCGTGGCCAGCCCCTGCCCGCGCAAAGCCGTTTGCACCAAACGGAGCAATTTGCCCCGCCGGTAGCCGCCGACAAGCTCTACCAAGTGCTGGACGCGCTAGAGGCCGTGGCCCAAGACACCGGTCAAACCGTGCCCCAAATCGCCATCAACTGGCTGCTGCAACGCCCCACCGTAGCCAGCGTGCTGATTGGCGCCCGCAATGAGGAGCAACTCAAAGCCAACCTGGGCGCCGTAGGCTGGCGGCTGAGCGCCGAACACATGCAACTGCTGGACGACGCCAGCGCCGTGATGCCCCCCTACCCCTACTACCCGTACTGGAACGGCCAGTTCAGCGAACTAGCACCTCCTGCGGTCAGGTCTAGCGTGCAGAAGCTATAA